The genomic region CACTGGCTTCTCGTGCTTTGAAAATGCTTTCGATACGAGCGAAGAGTCCAATCCCCACGTCTTCAATAAGCTCTTCGTCTACTATGCCCTGTGCATCAGTTGCATAAAGGCGGGCTATTTTTTCTCTTGGAACTCGACTTGCCCAAGTTGGCCTGTCGTGTCTTGGTTTCGGGTTGCTCATGTATTCCTTAGAGATTTTTCAGGTTGGTCCATAGGGAGCGGAGCCGGTCAACCGGCTGTTACACGCAGTTTTTTGGGTGGCACCTACATCAAATTACAATCGGGGCGGGAATAGAGCAGGCGACATCAGCATGTTTTTTTTATTCATTCCGCAAGGCATCTACAGGATTTGATCGAGCTGCCTTCATTGTCTGGAAACTCACTGTGATCATGGCAATAAGGAAAGCCAAGATACCACTTAACATAAAGAACTCAAATCCAAGATCTACCCGATACGCATAATTCTGAAGCCACTGCCACAGGGCATAGTAGCCAATCGGCCAGGCCAAGAGATTTGCAAGTGCGACCAACTTTGCAAAATCACTGGATAGCAACATAACAATATTGGATACAGACGCTCCCAATACCTTGCGAATGCCGATTTCTTTTGTACGGTATTGCGCACTCAATGTGGCCAACCCAAGTAACCCCAAGCAGGCAATCAAAATACCAAGGGTTGAAAAGAAACCAAAAATATAGCTCAGTTTTCTTTCATTTTTATAGATTCGATCCAAATTCTCATCAAGAAAAGAAAATGTGAATGGACGATTGGGTATATACCTTTCCCAGACTTTTTGTACAAATGCCAGTGTTTGAGATAAATCTTCAGATTTGACCTCTAGGTATAGTAGCCTTGCCTCATGAAATTCTGCAACCAATACGAGTCGTCCGATTTTTTCGTCAAGAGGTTTGTAATGAAAATCTTTGACAACACCGACGACTGTGCCGGAGCGTAGTCCATCTGGGTAGAACGTGCCTCCAACCTTCCAGGCAAATCGTTTCCCTATTGGATTTGTCCAACCCAATTGCTCGACCGCTGTTTCATTCAAGATAAACTGCTCGTCTAATTTTTCCCTCAGTCTTTGCGGGTTTGTTGTTTCGGCATATGATCGCGTGAAATTCCGGCCTGATACGCATTTAATGCCATAGAAATCTAGAAAATCCTCATCCACGATTATCACATCCATACTGTACGTGGATTTTCCTTCGGGATGGAATGTCTCTACTGTTGCTCCTTCTCCAACAGGGCCACGGGTGGTTGTTGCTCTGAGAATATTGGGATGCGTCGTGAATGCCTGCTTGATGGCGTTGTATTGGCTCTTGAAAAGCGTGGGATTGATCATCTGGTTGCTATTCGCTGCCTCAAAAATTGGAACTTCAATAATCTGCTCGCGGTCGAATCCCAGATTCTTATTTCGAAGAAATTTCTGTTGACTGTAAACACCCCAAGTGACAACCATCAATAAAATGGCAAGAGCAAATTGTCCTACAACCAAACTCTTGCGAAGCCGAGTAGAGACGTTTGTAGCGGATTTACCTCTCAACATTGAAACAGGGCGAAATGTCGATAAGACAAATGCCGGATAACTCCCTGCCAGAATACCGACGATGAATATAAGACCGAAAAGGCTGAGCAATAACTGGGTTGTGTTGACATTGAGTGTAATAGCGCGATCAAAAAACGAATTGAAAGTTGGCAATGCCAATTCTACCAACACCAAAGCCAAGATAAGCGCCATACAAGCAAAAAATATAGATTCGCCCAAAAATTGTGTGATGAGCTGCAATCGGTTTGCACCGACAACCTTACGAAGCCCGACCTCTCGCCTCCGCCCAATTGCACGAGCAGTTGTTAGGTTTATAAAATTCACACAGGCAATTACTAAAATAAAAATAGCAAGCAAAGAAAACAAATACACATTTTGAATGTCACCATGAGGTTTACTGGTCTCTGGAGTACCACGATTCTCAATTTTGATGCCATAATCATGATTGGAGTATAGATGGATGCGGTTTAGGGGCTGCAAATGATATTGAATGTTATTTGCAGCTGCTTCGCCCAGGTATTTCGGAATCAGATCTGAAAGTTTGCCTTCAAGTTGATTCGCATCATAACCTTCTTTAAGCAAAATATAGCTTTCTACAGGACGCCCCCCTCTCGGTTTCCAAGCCATCCATTTTTCTTGCCATCGCCCATTTTTAGTCGCCGATAAAATATCGAACCGAATGGCCGTCTGCTCAGGCATATTTTTTAAGACGCCTGTAACGTGATGCGCATAATCTTTGTCGTCTTCCTCGATCAGAATGGTTTTGCCAATCGGATTTTCAGTGCCAAACAGTTTGTGTGCAAGTCTTTGAGTGATTAAAACGGAACCTGGTTCTGAGAAAACCGTTTCGGGATCGCCTTGAATCAGTGGAAAGTCAAAAACCTGTAGAACATTCTCGTCTGTAAGGCAAAAGGCTTGTTTGTATATTCTCTTATTGTCAGCAATTATTGTTCTTTGCCAGCGATGGATACGCAAAGCCTCAGAAATTTCAGGATATACATCCTGATTCAAGACTTCTACGAGACCTCCTAATGTGCGCTCACTAAAAGCTGCTTGGTCAACTGTTTTAGTCTCTCGAATCACCCTGTAAATTTGATCTCGATTCCTTTGGTTCTGATCAAAACCTAATTCATAGTCGATATAGAGGCCTATCAGGATACAACAAGCCAAACCAATGGCTAATCCGATAATGTTCAGAGCTGAGTAGAAACGATGGTTTATCAGGTTTCTCAGCATTATTTTGAGATAATTTTTCAGCATGTATCTGCCCTCAAAGAAGTGATTTCGGTTATTGGCAATTTCAGTTCTCATGAAATCAACATAATGGATGCACTCTGGGGATTATTGAGGTAGAGTATGAAAAGGAGGTTGGGGTGGAAGGCTGTTCTGTCTTTGCCTGTCTGCTACAGGTGTTTTGTTTTTCTGGGGCGGGGAAAATTGCGTGTAACTACGGGATTAACGAACTGTTACGGTAATTCATACCAAATCTATGTATCTCCGACCTTGCGGGAATTCTTCTCTTCAGAGGTTGTATCCCGAAGATGTGAGCCCACTCA from Gemmatimonadota bacterium harbors:
- a CDS encoding ABC transporter permease gives rise to the protein MLKNYLKIMLRNLINHRFYSALNIIGLAIGLACCILIGLYIDYELGFDQNQRNRDQIYRVIRETKTVDQAAFSERTLGGLVEVLNQDVYPEISEALRIHRWQRTIIADNKRIYKQAFCLTDENVLQVFDFPLIQGDPETVFSEPGSVLITQRLAHKLFGTENPIGKTILIEEDDKDYAHHVTGVLKNMPEQTAIRFDILSATKNGRWQEKWMAWKPRGGRPVESYILLKEGYDANQLEGKLSDLIPKYLGEAAANNIQYHLQPLNRIHLYSNHDYGIKIENRGTPETSKPHGDIQNVYLFSLLAIFILVIACVNFINLTTARAIGRRREVGLRKVVGANRLQLITQFLGESIFFACMALILALVLVELALPTFNSFFDRAITLNVNTTQLLLSLFGLIFIVGILAGSYPAFVLSTFRPVSMLRGKSATNVSTRLRKSLVVGQFALAILLMVVTWGVYSQQKFLRNKNLGFDREQIIEVPIFEAANSNQMINPTLFKSQYNAIKQAFTTHPNILRATTTRGPVGEGATVETFHPEGKSTYSMDVIIVDEDFLDFYGIKCVSGRNFTRSYAETTNPQRLREKLDEQFILNETAVEQLGWTNPIGKRFAWKVGGTFYPDGLRSGTVVGVVKDFHYKPLDEKIGRLVLVAEFHEARLLYLEVKSEDLSQTLAFVQKVWERYIPNRPFTFSFLDENLDRIYKNERKLSYIFGFFSTLGILIACLGLLGLATLSAQYRTKEIGIRKVLGASVSNIVMLLSSDFAKLVALANLLAWPIGYYALWQWLQNYAYRVDLGFEFFMLSGILAFLIAMITVSFQTMKAARSNPVDALRNE